ATGATGCTGCGGGGCGAGTCGCGTTCCGAGACGACCCGCAAGGAAGCCGCCGAAATGCTGCGCGCGGCCGAACTGCAACGCGCGGGGTGAGGCCAGAATGCAAATTCGCCGCGGATAAACGCAGATAACACGGATCAGGCCAAGCGGACCGAACAGTTCTCTGGTCCGTACCGCGAAACACAAAGGCCAAACGTACCGTTCAACATCGCGTAGCACGGCAGGTCATTTTACTCAATCCGCGTGACCACTTTTTCGCGCTCCAGTTGTTCGGTTAATTCTTGTGCCTCCCCTCGCGTTAAGCCGTCGCGGAGTACGAACGGCACCGCCGCCATCGTCGCGCTGGCTTCTTCGACCGTGCAGCCGCGCTGGAGCCGGACGTGCGTGGCCAGCACCCCCGTGGCCGTCGGGGGGAACGCATCGACCACAACGCGACTCGCGGTGACGGGCTGTTGGAGCCGCAGGAGGCGCTCGTAGTCGGGCAACTCGGCCACAACGGTGAGTTTGTCGCCCACCTTCAGCCGATAGCCGCGCGTGTCGCTCAGGTCGCGGCCCGAAAGGGCAACGGGCAGCAGCGCGTAATCGAGCACGATCGCTCGCAGCGATTTGCCGTTCAGGGGGTCATCGGCGTCGTTCACGAGCAGGTCGATGACGACCAGTGTGTGCCCGACGGCGGACACGAGTGTTTGCACGCTGTCGCCGTAGAGTGCGGACGCGAACGCCGGGGCCGCGAGCGCGGGGACCGACATCGCGTTTCGGATCTCGGCCGCCTCGCGCACGGCCTCCGCGAACTCCGGCTCGCTGAGGCGCACCACGACCCGCTGCTTCGGATTCATCTCGCGCACCAGGAGCGCGATTTCAATGTTGCCGAGTTCGCTCGACGTGGCCGCGATCACGGCTTTCGCGGAGTCCGCCCGGACCTGGCGCAGCACCTCCGGCACGGTCGCGTCGCCGACGAACACGGGAACACCCATGCGCCGAACGGTCTCGAAGAACGGCCCATCGTTCTCCTTGTCGATGGCCACGATGCGCTCGCCCATCGTGGTGAGTTCCTGTACCAGCCGGTAACCGACGTTCCCCAGACCGCACACAACGACGTGCCCCCCGTCCGGCACCCGGCGCACTTCGAGCGCACCGCCCAGGCGCGCGCGAATGAGGTAGTTCGTGAGAATGGCGGTGAACCCCGCGATGAGTGCGGCGCCGGCCAGTTTCAAGATGCTAATGAACACCTTCACCCATTCCGGCTTGTTCTCGCCGTGCAGTTCGCCGCCGGTCGCGATGATGCTGACCGTCTGGTACAACCCGTCGCCCCACGCGGTGCCGACGCCGTAACGGAAGATCAGTGTACTCATGAACAGTGTGGTAAACAGCACCGGCGTGATGATCTTCACCGAGAGATCGACTTCGAGGAGCGTGCGCCGGGCGGTACGGACCCACCGGCGGAGCGCGCTCGCCCACTGTACCCCGGCGAGCAGGTCGCCGCGGAGCCGCTCCAGCAGTTTTTGGAGCGCGAGCGGCGGCCCGCAGACAATGAGTCGGTCGCCGGGCGACAAGGTGGCGTCGCTATTGACCGCTAGAAGAAATTGCGGGGCGCCGTGAGCCGGTACGAACGCGAGCGGAACGAAGTTGTGTTCGGCCGCGAGGTCCGCGACGCGCTTCCCGATCAGCTCCGAGTCCGCGGCCGCGACGAGTTCGGAAATTTGCCGCGGGCCGTCATCGAGTTTGAACGCCCCGAGGGTATCGCCGGTCACCGCGGTGAGCGCCATGACCGGCGCGATGAGTGCGGACACGCTGAGCGCAACCGTGTTCTTCACCGCGCCGCCGAACCGCGCGATCAGGTTCTGGTTGAACATGCGGACCACCACGCGGGCGGTCGGGTTCAGTTTGCGCGCGAGCAGAGCGGTGGAGATGTTGACCAGATCATCGGACGTGACGATCACGACCCCGCGCGCGTCTTTGATGCCGGCCTGTTCGAGCAGTTCGTGCCGCCGGCAGTCGCCTTTGAACGCGGTGACCCCGGCCAGGCGCGGGTCACCGGGATCGACCTTGATGTCGATCACAACGACCGGCAGCCCGGCGGCCCGGAGCGAATCGAGCACGCGCCAGCCGACGCGCCCCAGCCCGCACAGCAGCACCGGCCGTTCCATGAGATCACGCTTTCCGTTGCAGTTCGGGCTTCACACAGCGGATAATAGAGCAGACGCAGCACCCCGACACCCAGCTATTCGGACGGCGCGAATGAATCTGGACGATAAAGTTTGTTACTGCTTTCACGTGTCGCGCCGGAAGCTGGTGAACTGGGTGCGGCACAACGCGCCGAAGGTACCGAGCCAGCTCTCGATGTGCGGCGGGGCGGGCACCGGCTGCGGGTGGTGCATCCCGTTCTTGAAGCAGATTTTCAAGCAGGGAACCGGACCGGGCGCCGGCTGTGCATCGTGTGTCGCGACCCCGGATGACGCGATCGATGCGCTCACGCCGGAGGAGTACGCAGCGCTCCGTGCGGAATACGTGAAGGCCGGCAACGGTACGCCCCCGCCGGGTGCGGAGCCGTTACCGGAAGTGAACAGTGAGGGGCCGTGAATCTCGGCGACAGCAAGGCTCACCCTTCAGTATTCCGGCGCCCCTGACGGCGGATCAGACACCGACCGATTTTCGCCGCGGACCAAAACACATCGCAGCAGACTCGATTCCGATCGCGTGACTCGGAACGCCAAACGGCTCGGCGTTCCGATGTTCCATAACTCCAGCGCGCTTTTCCCGCTCCGACCCGCGAACCCGGGTTGTCGAGAATTCAGAAAAATGGAATGAAGGAATCGCCGGAACGCGGATCTTTACGAGCGAGGACACTGGGTCAGGGACGGAATCATGCCGAGAGAGGAACCGACGCTTCTGGCTGCCCACATCCGCAGGGTGTTCGCGCCCGAGATCGAGGTACTAACGGATGCGGAACTCATCGGGCGGTTCGCCGAGCACCGGAACGCGACCGCGTTCGAGGCGCTGGTGTGGCGCCACGGGCCGATGGTTTGGGCCACGTGCCGCCGCGTCCTCCGGCACCAGCACGACGTCGAGGACGCTTTCCAGGCTACCTTTCTCGCCCTCGCTCGGGCCGCAAAGTCGATCGGCACCCGGCCGGTCGTTGGTGGGTGGCTGCACCGGGTCGCGACGAATGCCGCTCTGAAGCTGAAAGCGGGTCGAAGGGCGGCCGAGTTGACAGCCGACGTTCCCGCGCGACTCGAATCCGATTCCGGGAACCTGGCCGGGATCGTGGACGAGGAGCTGGGTCGACTCCCGGAGCGGATGAGAGCGGCATTCGTCTTGTGCTGTCTGGAGGGCATGACCAGCGCGGAGGCGGCCCGCGAACTCGGGTGCCCGGTCGGGACGGTCGATTCGCGCCTACACGCGGCTCGCGCCCGGCTCCGAGACCGACTGACCCGCCGCGGCTTCGGCCCCGGGGCAATGGCCGGACTTGTACTGGTTGCCGCTCCTCCGGCGACCAGTGTGGCAACCGCCATCGGTACCGGAACCGGTGCCCCACCCCGCCCCACAGTGGATGCGTTGGCGAATCACGTGAGCCGAATTATGACGAGTGGAGTGAGAACCATGAAAAGAGTGATAGCAGCAACGCTGGTCGGCGTGTTCACCAGCGCGGTCTGGGCGTTCGGCGGTTTTGGGGACGTCCCAACTCCCGCGCCAAAAGCGGAACCGCCGAGCGTTCCGGCCGCTCGGCCCCCTGTCGTGCCCGCCGTCCCGGGCGGCGCGCCGGTGGCGGCCCGGCCGCGTCAGCCCGGTGGCGTCCTCGGGGACCGGCTGGGAGAATATCTGACCATTGAGGGGGCTGGTGTAGAGGGCGGGAAAGTCGAGACCGGATCACTGGTGGTGGACACGGTGAACGGCAAGAAACTAGACAAGCCGGTCACGGTCTTGGTTCGCGGCCTCGACTACCCGGCCATGACGACACGATCGATCAACCTTCCGGCCAAGCAGCGGTACGTTCTGAAGGGGTACGAGTCCGGGGAGATGATCGGAACCCCGTCCGGGCTCCTGGACGCCGCGAAGGAGCAAGGGCGAACGGACGTGCTCCTGAGTCAAGCCGTGTGGCGGTGGCGCCCCTATTTCGTCGCCCGCATCGCGGTCGAGCCGAAGGGACTGGAACTTCCCAAGTAATCTGGAACTCCTTACTCACCAGTGGTTCGGCAACTTCTCGCTCCGCAGCCACGCGGTGTACCACAGGTCCAGCGTGAGTTGCGCCCCGGCCCGGACCCGGGCCAGGATGAACGCGCGGCTCTCAGCGGTCGGCTTGTCGAATTCGCCGGCGGCGTCGAAGGCGTAGCACTTCGGGATGTGGGTGTGCGATTCCTCAATGAACTTGTTGACGTGTACCCACACGTCGTCGATCTTCTTCGCCTCCAGTCCGCGGCACACCTCTTCCGGCGTGATCTTGTTCTTCTCGGGGAACCCGTCGATCTTCGCGT
The Gemmata palustris DNA segment above includes these coding regions:
- a CDS encoding RNA polymerase sigma factor; protein product: MPREEPTLLAAHIRRVFAPEIEVLTDAELIGRFAEHRNATAFEALVWRHGPMVWATCRRVLRHQHDVEDAFQATFLALARAAKSIGTRPVVGGWLHRVATNAALKLKAGRRAAELTADVPARLESDSGNLAGIVDEELGRLPERMRAAFVLCCLEGMTSAEAARELGCPVGTVDSRLHAARARLRDRLTRRGFGPGAMAGLVLVAAPPATSVATAIGTGTGAPPRPTVDALANHVSRIMTSGVRTMKRVIAATLVGVFTSAVWAFGGFGDVPTPAPKAEPPSVPAARPPVVPAVPGGAPVAARPRQPGGVLGDRLGEYLTIEGAGVEGGKVETGSLVVDTVNGKKLDKPVTVLVRGLDYPAMTTRSINLPAKQRYVLKGYESGEMIGTPSGLLDAAKEQGRTDVLLSQAVWRWRPYFVARIAVEPKGLELPK
- a CDS encoding potassium channel family protein is translated as MERPVLLCGLGRVGWRVLDSLRAAGLPVVVIDIKVDPGDPRLAGVTAFKGDCRRHELLEQAGIKDARGVVIVTSDDLVNISTALLARKLNPTARVVVRMFNQNLIARFGGAVKNTVALSVSALIAPVMALTAVTGDTLGAFKLDDGPRQISELVAAADSELIGKRVADLAAEHNFVPLAFVPAHGAPQFLLAVNSDATLSPGDRLIVCGPPLALQKLLERLRGDLLAGVQWASALRRWVRTARRTLLEVDLSVKIITPVLFTTLFMSTLIFRYGVGTAWGDGLYQTVSIIATGGELHGENKPEWVKVFISILKLAGAALIAGFTAILTNYLIRARLGGALEVRRVPDGGHVVVCGLGNVGYRLVQELTTMGERIVAIDKENDGPFFETVRRMGVPVFVGDATVPEVLRQVRADSAKAVIAATSSELGNIEIALLVREMNPKQRVVVRLSEPEFAEAVREAAEIRNAMSVPALAAPAFASALYGDSVQTLVSAVGHTLVVIDLLVNDADDPLNGKSLRAIVLDYALLPVALSGRDLSDTRGYRLKVGDKLTVVAELPDYERLLRLQQPVTASRVVVDAFPPTATGVLATHVRLQRGCTVEEASATMAAVPFVLRDGLTRGEAQELTEQLEREKVVTRIE
- a CDS encoding (2Fe-2S)-binding protein encodes the protein MNLDDKVCYCFHVSRRKLVNWVRHNAPKVPSQLSMCGGAGTGCGWCIPFLKQIFKQGTGPGAGCASCVATPDDAIDALTPEEYAALRAEYVKAGNGTPPPGAEPLPEVNSEGP